The Nocardia sp. BMG111209 genome includes a window with the following:
- the fetB gene encoding ABC transporter permease — translation MNTNTAHALSVPSWWGVAASLLLVALAAGIAYRQRLRLTRELLIAAARAGVQLIAVGAILLLLFQHTGLPGGLAWVALMIVVAGQVAGRRGAGLPHAVWAATIGVAFGAVLTLGVLLVLRVISTEARVVVPVGGMIVSGAMQATGVALRRVHEDAIAARPQVEARLCLGLAAEEAFLPYRRSALRTALVPVIDSTKVVGLISLPGAMTGLILAGVDPLVAIRYQIVVMYMLLAAAALAALAAARIAERWLFDEAQRLVPVAVD, via the coding sequence GTGAACACGAACACAGCGCACGCACTGTCGGTACCCAGCTGGTGGGGTGTCGCGGCCTCGCTGCTGCTGGTGGCGCTCGCGGCAGGGATCGCCTATCGCCAGCGGCTGCGGCTGACCCGGGAGCTGCTCATCGCCGCCGCCCGGGCCGGGGTGCAGTTGATCGCGGTCGGCGCGATCCTGTTGCTGCTGTTCCAGCACACCGGCCTGCCCGGCGGGCTGGCCTGGGTGGCGCTGATGATCGTGGTGGCGGGGCAGGTGGCCGGGCGCCGCGGCGCCGGGCTGCCGCATGCGGTGTGGGCCGCCACGATCGGCGTCGCCTTCGGCGCGGTGCTGACCCTGGGTGTGTTGCTGGTGTTGCGGGTGATCTCCACCGAGGCGCGGGTGGTGGTCCCGGTCGGCGGCATGATCGTTTCCGGGGCCATGCAGGCCACGGGGGTCGCGTTGCGCCGAGTGCACGAGGACGCGATCGCCGCCCGTCCGCAGGTGGAGGCCCGGCTGTGCCTCGGCCTGGCCGCCGAGGAGGCGTTCCTGCCGTACCGCCGCTCCGCCCTGCGCACAGCGCTGGTACCGGTGATCGACTCGACGAAGGTGGTCGGGCTGATCAGCCTGCCCGGCGCGATGACGGGCCTGATCCTCGCCGGGGTGGATCCGCTGGTGGCCATTCGCTATCAGATCGTCGTGATGTACATGCTGCTGGCCGCCGCCGCGCTGGCCGCGCTCGCCGCCGCACGCATCGCCGAACGGTGGCTGTTCGACGAGGCGCAGCGGCTGGTGCCCGTCGCCGTCGATTGA
- a CDS encoding ATP-binding cassette domain-containing protein, with protein sequence MHSIVLDKVSVTYGHRTVFTDLDVVFPGGRCTALVGPSGVGKTTLLRLLNRLAEPSSGVIGLDGVPLTELDVLELRRRVGLIPQQPVLLAEIVLDEVRVGRSDLLEAEVVGLLARAGLPESFLHRRCAELSGGEAQRVCLARGLAVQPEVLLLDEPTSALDEQAAAVIADLIRGHVAAGGAVILVSHDSVFVGTVADEILLLEQGRLSHLGELGEREFR encoded by the coding sequence GTGCACAGCATTGTCCTGGACAAAGTTTCGGTGACATACGGCCATCGGACGGTGTTCACCGACCTCGACGTCGTCTTCCCGGGCGGCCGCTGCACGGCACTGGTCGGCCCCAGCGGGGTCGGTAAGACCACGTTGTTGCGGCTGTTGAACCGGCTGGCCGAGCCGTCGTCGGGGGTGATCGGCCTCGACGGTGTGCCGCTGACCGAGCTGGACGTGCTGGAGTTGCGCCGCCGGGTCGGGCTGATTCCCCAGCAGCCGGTGCTGCTGGCCGAGATCGTGCTGGACGAGGTGCGGGTGGGCCGCTCGGATCTGCTCGAGGCCGAGGTGGTGGGGCTGCTGGCCCGCGCCGGACTGCCGGAGTCGTTCCTGCATCGCCGCTGTGCCGAACTGTCCGGCGGCGAGGCGCAGCGGGTCTGTCTGGCGCGCGGGCTGGCCGTGCAGCCGGAGGTGCTGCTGCTGGACGAGCCCACCTCGGCCCTGGACGAGCAGGCCGCCGCGGTGATCGCCGACCTGATCCGCGGCCACGTCGCCGCCGGTGGCGCCGTCATCCTGGTCAGTCACGACAGCGTCTTCGTCGGCACCGTGGCCGACGAGATCCTGCTGCTGGAACAGGGCCGGCTGTCACATCTCGGCGAGCTGGGTGAACGGGAGTTCCGGTGA
- a CDS encoding Lrp/AsnC family transcriptional regulator: protein MTAPGPIGIHHLDARILDHLRRDGRIGRNELSARLGVSRPTVSKRLDALLESGHTRVVGIVHPATVGLEALAHVSISVEQPVRQVAARVAALPEVPYVSLISGRYPLIAEIRCGDAAELAGALDRIRSIDGVRDTNTLYYSDLMIDAGQPQKVAAATLDALDRRLLARLQEDGRASYAVLAAAADTTPGTARMRVLRLIDEGIVRIGALFAPGHGDAEVAVGFGVRASGRVSGLSPLVAELPGVRFLAATIGRFDLLGTIYAPRLDEVVSALDRLRALRPVLEVDNWVHLDLMKEQYGVPMR from the coding sequence ATGACCGCCCCGGGTCCGATCGGCATCCACCACCTGGATGCCCGCATCCTCGATCACCTCCGCCGGGACGGGCGGATCGGCCGCAACGAACTGTCGGCGCGCCTCGGCGTGTCTCGGCCGACGGTGTCCAAACGCCTCGACGCGCTGTTGGAATCGGGGCACACCCGCGTCGTCGGCATCGTGCACCCGGCCACCGTCGGGCTGGAGGCGCTGGCCCACGTCTCGATCAGCGTCGAACAGCCGGTGCGGCAGGTGGCCGCGCGAGTGGCGGCCCTGCCCGAGGTGCCGTACGTCTCGCTGATCAGCGGGCGGTATCCGCTGATCGCGGAGATCCGCTGCGGCGACGCGGCGGAACTGGCCGGCGCGCTGGATCGCATCCGCAGCATCGACGGCGTGCGCGACACCAACACGCTGTACTACTCCGATCTGATGATCGACGCCGGCCAGCCGCAGAAGGTCGCTGCGGCAACCCTGGACGCGCTCGATCGCCGCCTGCTCGCGCGGTTGCAGGAGGACGGCCGCGCCTCCTACGCGGTACTGGCCGCCGCGGCCGACACCACCCCCGGCACGGCGCGGATGCGGGTGCTGCGCCTCATCGACGAGGGCATCGTCCGGATCGGCGCGCTGTTCGCCCCCGGACACGGCGACGCCGAGGTGGCCGTCGGATTCGGGGTGCGGGCCAGCGGCCGGGTGTCGGGACTGTCGCCGCTGGTCGCGGAACTGCCCGGCGTCCGGTTCCTCGCCGCCACCATCGGCCGGTTCGATCTGCTCGGAACGATCTACGCACCGCGGCTGGACGAGGTGGTGTCGGCACTGGATCGGCTGCGCGCGCTGCGACCGGTACTGGAGGTCGACAATTGGGTCCATCTGGACCTGATGAAGGAGCAGTACGGCGTCCCGATGCGCTGA
- a CDS encoding transporter substrate-binding domain-containing protein, whose amino-acid sequence MKKLKLVAAGLGIALLAAGCGSGSAGSSAHGAAPAGLLKDGELRICTDPEYPPMEYFPEGNTTDPTGFDSDAARALADLWQLKVTWQVTAFDGLMPALQAQRCDVLWSALYISADRTKVADAAPFLHTGPGLLVRTGDTRIATADDLSGKTVAVQGGGVNEQTLQKLSGKFTAAGRPGITVQAYPKTAETVAAVTNGKADALIETDVAVVDMVSKSGKALTAVPNVFAAETDFGVYTRKGSPLSAPAAEAVRTLAKNGALGALATKYGLDPARVAQG is encoded by the coding sequence ATGAAAAAGCTGAAGCTGGTGGCAGCAGGGCTCGGTATCGCTCTGCTCGCCGCCGGGTGCGGCAGCGGATCCGCCGGCAGCAGCGCGCACGGGGCCGCACCCGCCGGACTGCTGAAGGACGGCGAGCTCCGGATCTGCACCGACCCGGAATATCCGCCGATGGAGTACTTCCCGGAGGGCAACACCACCGACCCGACCGGCTTCGACTCCGATGCCGCCCGCGCCCTGGCCGACCTCTGGCAGCTGAAGGTGACCTGGCAGGTCACCGCCTTCGACGGGCTGATGCCGGCATTGCAGGCCCAGCGCTGCGATGTGCTGTGGTCGGCGCTGTACATCAGCGCGGATCGCACCAAGGTGGCCGACGCCGCGCCGTTCCTGCACACCGGTCCGGGACTGCTCGTGCGCACGGGTGACACCCGCATCGCCACCGCCGACGACCTGTCCGGCAAGACGGTCGCGGTGCAGGGCGGCGGCGTCAACGAGCAGACGCTGCAGAAACTTTCGGGCAAGTTCACCGCGGCCGGCCGGCCCGGCATCACGGTGCAGGCCTATCCGAAGACCGCGGAGACGGTCGCCGCCGTCACCAACGGCAAGGCGGACGCGCTGATCGAAACCGACGTCGCCGTGGTGGACATGGTGTCGAAGTCGGGCAAGGCGCTGACCGCGGTGCCGAACGTCTTCGCCGCCGAAACGGATTTCGGCGTGTACACCCGCAAGGGCTCACCGTTGTCCGCGCCGGCCGCCGAGGCGGTGCGCACGCTGGCGAAGAACGGCGCGCTGGGTGCACTGGCGACCAAGTACGGCCTGGACCCGGCGAGGGTCGCGCAGGGATAG
- a CDS encoding amino acid ABC transporter permease: MTFDRDIFWSALTSAEFLHGAWLSLALAVVSMALATVLGFAVALLRTATRPLPRAIGGAYVWFFRAIPTLLVLLIIWNAGPQLFPALREHWFTPFLAALFGFAVVEAAYMAEILRSALESVDEGQHLAARAIGLAPHQVLLKVVLPQAVKVALPPTGNELIALLKYTSLASVISLRELLTTAQVGVSVTFRYAEYYSAALVYYLVIVSALMAVQALIERRYRWVSRAAGARAAVAAPEAVPVR, encoded by the coding sequence ATGACCTTCGATCGAGACATCTTCTGGTCCGCGCTGACCTCGGCGGAGTTCCTGCACGGCGCCTGGCTGTCGCTGGCGCTGGCCGTGGTCTCGATGGCGCTGGCGACAGTGCTGGGGTTCGCGGTTGCCCTGCTGCGCACCGCGACCCGGCCCCTGCCGCGCGCGATCGGTGGCGCCTACGTGTGGTTCTTCCGGGCCATCCCGACCCTGCTGGTGCTGCTGATCATCTGGAACGCCGGGCCGCAGCTGTTTCCGGCCCTGCGGGAGCACTGGTTCACGCCGTTCCTGGCCGCGCTGTTCGGTTTCGCGGTCGTGGAGGCCGCCTACATGGCCGAGATCCTGCGCTCGGCATTGGAATCCGTGGACGAGGGCCAGCACCTGGCGGCCCGCGCGATCGGATTGGCGCCGCATCAGGTGCTGCTGAAAGTGGTTCTCCCGCAGGCGGTGAAGGTGGCACTGCCACCCACCGGCAACGAACTCATCGCGCTGCTGAAGTACACCTCACTGGCCTCGGTGATCTCGCTGCGCGAACTGCTCACCACGGCCCAGGTCGGGGTGTCGGTGACCTTCCGCTACGCCGAGTACTACAGCGCGGCACTGGTCTACTACCTCGTCATCGTCAGCGCGCTGATGGCCGTGCAGGCGCTGATCGAGCGGCGCTACCGCTGGGTCTCCCGCGCCGCCGGGGCCCGCGCGGCCGTCGCGGCGCCCGAGGCGGTGCCGGTCCGATGA